From Rubripirellula reticaptiva, the proteins below share one genomic window:
- a CDS encoding IS30 family transposase: protein MRLKGEPLEANCLVFNPQAPANERPAMRHLNYVDRANIQFLLGRGHSPAAIARKLDRHRSTIGREIKRNSSCHRSYDAGCAQRTVKRRRLDSAPRPKRNDVALMEHVHSKLAMNWSPAQIAGHLKKSVCQSSVSHQTIYNYLGDLDKDHPHRLAMRRRGRRNRNAPPGFVANKHKHGLSIHERLAIINRRGRLGDWEVDLMTCAKTSGYLITAVDRRSGYTLIRRVSDKTAGRVAEGIIKMFEGIDPKKVLSMTFDNGVEFTYTRKIAKALGVRIYFCDPYNSGQRGTNENTNGLIRQYFPKHLHYGYISYQAVQKAITALNNRPRLRLQFRTPANTFERRPNVAFRI, encoded by the coding sequence ATGCGATTGAAAGGCGAGCCGCTCGAAGCAAACTGCTTGGTATTCAACCCCCAAGCACCAGCGAACGAGCGACCCGCCATGAGACATCTTAACTACGTAGACCGCGCTAACATTCAATTTCTTCTTGGCCGCGGTCATTCGCCAGCTGCGATTGCTAGGAAGCTTGATCGGCACCGGTCAACGATCGGGCGGGAGATCAAGCGAAACAGTTCGTGCCATCGAAGTTATGATGCCGGATGCGCCCAAAGAACAGTGAAACGCCGCCGCCTGGATTCCGCGCCTCGGCCGAAGCGGAACGACGTCGCGTTGATGGAACATGTTCATTCCAAGCTAGCGATGAACTGGTCGCCTGCGCAGATTGCCGGTCACCTGAAGAAAAGCGTCTGCCAGTCATCTGTCAGTCACCAGACGATCTACAACTACCTCGGTGATCTCGACAAGGATCATCCTCATCGCTTGGCAATGCGGCGTCGTGGACGTCGGAATCGCAATGCACCGCCTGGTTTCGTGGCGAACAAGCACAAGCATGGGCTGTCAATTCACGAGCGGTTGGCGATCATCAATCGGCGAGGTCGTCTGGGCGACTGGGAGGTTGATCTGATGACTTGCGCGAAGACCAGCGGCTATCTGATCACAGCCGTGGATCGTCGTAGCGGGTACACGCTGATTCGACGCGTATCGGACAAGACGGCAGGTCGTGTCGCTGAAGGAATCATCAAGATGTTTGAGGGCATTGACCCAAAGAAGGTACTCTCGATGACATTCGACAATGGAGTCGAATTCACCTACACCAGGAAGATCGCCAAAGCGTTGGGTGTGCGGATCTACTTCTGCGATCCGTACAACAGTGGCCAGCGCGGCACGAACGAAAACACCAACGGCCTGATTCGACAATACTTCCCCAAGCATCTTCACTACGGCTATATTAGTTATCAAGCCGTCCAGAAGGCGATCACCGCATTGAATAACCGACCTCGCCTAAGACTCCAATTCCGAACACCAGCGAATACCTTCGAGCGCCGTCCAAATGTTGCGTTTCGGATTTGA
- a CDS encoding DUF2071 domain-containing protein, translated as MLKIMKGVIDRRVLVIYRLDPECVSKILPPPFLPRLFGGHALGGICLIRFTDMRPAWLPRLFGTSSENGTHRFCVEWTVDGTRHTGIYVKQRFTNSKLHAFGGGKVFPGNLTFSKFTVDETENSYHVSFTTNDDSVDVLVDEVNAKFPADSVFSTIEEASDFFEKDNVGYSPSSDGKKGTHQGVKLNTTNWKVSPLNVIKASSSLFSNDSIFPIGSAQIDHSLLMKNINHDWEVVDKVCCP; from the coding sequence ATGCTCAAAATCATGAAAGGCGTTATCGACCGCAGAGTTCTGGTAATTTATCGCCTCGATCCGGAGTGTGTAAGCAAAATTCTGCCACCGCCTTTTTTACCAAGATTATTTGGCGGCCACGCGCTCGGAGGCATTTGCCTCATTCGGTTTACGGACATGAGACCTGCATGGCTTCCCAGGCTCTTTGGAACGTCATCCGAAAACGGAACGCATCGCTTTTGTGTCGAGTGGACGGTGGATGGAACCCGCCACACTGGTATCTACGTGAAACAACGGTTCACGAACTCTAAGCTACATGCCTTCGGCGGCGGGAAAGTCTTCCCTGGCAATCTAACTTTTTCAAAGTTTACCGTCGATGAGACGGAGAACAGCTACCACGTTTCATTTACGACTAACGATGACTCAGTTGACGTTTTGGTTGACGAAGTAAACGCAAAGTTTCCAGCCGACTCAGTGTTTTCAACGATCGAAGAAGCGTCTGATTTTTTTGAGAAAGACAATGTTGGCTATTCGCCCAGCAGCGACGGTAAAAAAGGAACTCACCAAGGAGTCAAGTTAAACACCACGAACTGGAAAGTATCGCCACTGAATGTGATCAAGGCGTCCTCTAGTCTCTTTTCGAATGATTCAATTTTCCCGATTGGAAGCGCACAGATCGACCACTCACTTCTTATGAAAAACATTAATCACGATTGGGAAGTCGTAGATAAGGTTTGTTGCCCATGA